Genomic segment of Candidatus Protochlamydia amoebophila UWE25:
TATTCTAGGGGAAAATCCTGCAGAACTTCAATTACTCCTTCAAGCTCGTTTTCCTCAAGCTCATTTAATTCATGATGATTACAAAACAAAAAACATACTTTCTCAAATTATTGAGTTAATGGAAAATCCTCTCAAAAAAATAGACTTTACTTTGGATGAAAGAGGAACCCTCTTTCAAAGATCTGTCTGGAAAGCCTTAAGAGAAATTCCAATTGGAACAACATCTAGCTATGCAGAAATTGCAAAAAAAATTAGCTCGCCAAAAGCTGTTCGTGCTGTAGGAGGAGCTTGTGCGGCTAATCCTTTAGCTCTTGTGACACCTTGCCATCGAGTTATTAGAAAAGACGGAAACTTATCTGGGTATCGGTGGGGAATTGAACGCAAGTTGCAATATCTTCAATTGGAAAGTAAATTAAAAAAATAAAAAAGTCGCTTAAAAGAATATCCCTTAAGCGACTAAATTTAGAAGAAAACAATATCTTTTAAAAAGAAAATATAGAGCTTAAAATACCCTTCTTAGAAAATTTTTTGCTCGGTGTTGTTTTTTTAGTACTGCTCCTCTTAGTGGCTGAGCTTTTTTTTGCTGTTGCTGTTACAACTTTTCTCGCCGGTGCTTTTTTAGAAGCCGTTTTTGCCGACGTTTTTTTAGTTGCTGTCGTTTTCTTGATTGTATTAGTACGAGGAGAAGTTGTTGTCGATTTTTTAGCTGGTGCTGCTTTCTTTGCGGGAGATACCTTTTTTACAGGGGCACTTTTTTTAGCTGGTGCTGCTTTCTTAACTGCCGGACTTTTTTTTGTAAGAGCAGGCTTTTTAGCTGCAGAAGTTGTTGCTTTCTTTACAGCTGGTTTTTTAGCTGCTGTGGCTCCTTTTGCTGTTGTCGCTGTTGCCTTTTTGGTAGCCGTTTTAGCTGTTGCACTTTTTTTAGCCGTTGCTGCTTTTGATGAACTTGATTTTTTCGCCCCACCTTTTAAGCCGCCACCAGTTAACTTGTTAACTGTAGCCCAAGCGCGTTTTTCCGCCTCTTTGTCACTCACACCACGCTTTTCATAGCTTTCTTCAATATGTTCTGCTTGTTTTTTTTGTTTATTCGTATAACTTGATTTATCACCTTGAACCATAACATCACTCCTTTGTTTTGTTATTCTATTGTCATTAAAATATTTTTTAGAAATTCATGCAAATTGATTCTCGCAAAAAACATTTTAAATTAATTTTTCCGATGAATTTTAAATCCCATTTATAAAAAGAAATACAAAGTTTAGAATTTTGGCTAATTGTTACTTGAGTTTTGGAAAGTATTAAGCAACCTATCTATATTATTTATAGGTGATAAAATAGCCCAATTATAAGCTAACCAAAATCATTTTAAACAAACAATTTTTAAATCAATGTACAATTGAAATGAGCGACCCTATTAATAAAAATCCAAATAACATAAAACCTGCATGAACGAAAAAACTTTTTAAGGTTTTTCTATCCCAAAGTACCGGTGAAAAATGCGTTGTCGCCACAAAACCAAACCAAATCCAGATAACAACGACAATCTTTTCTAAAAAATCTTTCGCTTGCGTGATTTGTATAAAGACAGCCAAAGTGTAAGCTATAAAAAAAGAAATTAATAATTCTCCGATATAAGCTAATGCAAGCGATGTTTGTTTAATCGGTGGATTAATAACTCCTTCGTACCGTTTAGAACGTTGCCCAAACATAGCTGGAGAATACCAAATAGTTCCTAATATAAAATAGGCCATTGCCGCAAAAAAAATAGTGGTATAATTTATAGAAATATTTTCTAAAAACATATTTTTCTCCTGATTAGATTTTTTTAATTATTTATAAAGTTTAGGTTATTAATCTTTAGAAGCGATGGCTTCTTTAATTCTTATTTAATCTAATTGCAAAAGCAGGTCAATAGACTTTTAATCCTTAATGAAAACTATTTAGGATTAATAGTAAAAAGGGAAACATTTTTTATGATAAAAAATTCATAAAAAATCTAAAAAAATCTCTTGAGTTATGTGACGATGAGGAATTTGAGATATTTCTTTTAAATCATTAATGGAGCAATGTTTTAAAGAAAACTTCTGTTCGAGTCTATTCAAGAGTTGATCTTGGAACTTTGATTGATCGGAACAAAAATCTTTTAACGAACAAAGGAAATCTAAATGGGATCGATCTTTCCGATAATGGGGTCTTTTTTTAGGAAGAGATAAATATTGCATTTTATCATAGCAAAAGTCCCAAAGCAACGAACTATGATGTAACCACCGATTTTTAGTAATCGATTGCGCATTACCTCCAAATTTCCTTAGGCCCATAACATAATCGTTTTCTTTTAACTGAAATGGGTGAGTTGGGAAAATAGGACGGTAAAATTCTTCTGTCCATTGCATAATATGTTGAGGGAAAGGAGAAATAGATAATTGTGAAGCATGACAAATAAAGGTGACAAAAATGGTATTTTCATCCACAACCACTGTTCCTCCTCCACTAAAACGACGAATCAAAGGAATTGGGTTTTGATAGAAATAATTTAAATTAATCAACTCATCAACACGCCCAGAAATCCCTAGAACAACAGCTGGCGGTGAGCCTTGATTAATTAAACACCAGTTGTCGTGTTTTGTACGTAGTAAAGCTTCTTCCCATTTTAACTGAGTTAAAATAGGAACGTTTTTTAACTGCACAACATTACATTCAAGCATGACCTCTTATGCCTCGGAACAATCAGATGTTAGCCGTTCTTTTTCTATTGGCTCTTGATACCGCGTAAGAGCAATCATTAAAATCGAAATATCTGCAGGAGAAACTCCTGAAATGCGTAAAGCTTGGCCTAAATGGCGTGGAGCGATCTGGTTCAATTTTTGCTTTGCTTCGTTACGCAAACCGTTTACAGTTGAAAAATCAAACCCTATCGGAATTTGAATTTTCTCCACATGCGCCAATTTTGCCACTTCACTTGTTTGGCGATCGATATAACCCGCATATTTTAAATTTAATTCAATTTGAAAATTAATTTCTTCTCCAAAATTTTGCATCACATCTGGATATTCTTTTAGCAAGGAAGCATATGTATTTTCGGGTCGGCATAATAATTGAGTTAATGTATATCCCTTATTAGATACTTGCTTAAATGTTTTTGCTAAACGTTCGCTTTCTTCCTCCATGATTCTTTGCTTTTCTTTTACCCGATCATAACGCGTTTGATCGACTAATCCCACTTCATAGCCATAGCGTCTTAAACGAAGATCGGCATTGTCTTGCCGAAGTAATAAACGATGCTCTGCACGACTTGTAAACATTCGGTAAGGTTCATCTAAACCTTTTGTGACTAGATCATCGATCATCACTCCTATATATGCTTCCGAACGTTTTAAAATTAGGGGGGCTTTACCCATCACTTTATTCGCAGCGTTAATTCCTGCCATTAATCCCTGGCCGGCAGCTTCTTCATAACCAGACGTTCCATTAATTTGGCCAGCTAAGAAAAGGCCTCCAATTTTTTTACATTCGAGAGAAAAATCAATTTGACCACTTATAACATAATCATATTCAATTGCGTAAGCAGGTCTCATGATTTCAGCATGACGAAG
This window contains:
- a CDS encoding methylated-DNA--[protein]-cysteine S-methyltransferase, which translates into the protein MHNKHVEQIFFSIGNSSFGQVIVAQSQVGLCAVILGENPAELQLLLQARFPQAHLIHDDYKTKNILSQIIELMENPLKKIDFTLDERGTLFQRSVWKALREIPIGTTSSYAEIAKKISSPKAVRAVGGACAANPLALVTPCHRVIRKDGNLSGYRWGIERKLQYLQLESKLKK
- a CDS encoding DUF1761 domain-containing protein — encoded protein: MFLENISINYTTIFFAAMAYFILGTIWYSPAMFGQRSKRYEGVINPPIKQTSLALAYIGELLISFFIAYTLAVFIQITQAKDFLEKIVVVIWIWFGFVATTHFSPVLWDRKTLKSFFVHAGFMLFGFLLIGSLISIVH
- a CDS encoding lipoate--protein ligase family protein codes for the protein MLECNVVQLKNVPILTQLKWEEALLRTKHDNWCLINQGSPPAVVLGISGRVDELINLNYFYQNPIPLIRRFSGGGTVVVDENTIFVTFICHASQLSISPFPQHIMQWTEEFYRPIFPTHPFQLKENDYVMGLRKFGGNAQSITKNRWLHHSSLLWDFCYDKMQYLSLPKKRPHYRKDRSHLDFLCSLKDFCSDQSKFQDQLLNRLEQKFSLKHCSINDLKEISQIPHRHITQEIFLDFL